The stretch of DNA ATTTTTCCTTTACCCATATTGTCTTCTAATGGAACATTCAATTTTTTAGCAACCGCTCTTAAACCGGCTTCATCCAGATCATCAATCTTTTCGCCGGTAAAGTGTTCGATTGCTTCAAACATAGTATATCTCTTCCATGGTCTTTTGAAGCTCACTTCTTTTCCGTAAATGTCAATTTCCGTATTATTATGAACCTTCAATAGTATGAATTCTATCATTTCTTCAAACAAATCCATCATCCAGTAGTAGTCTTTGTAAGCTACGTACAATTCCATCATTGTAAACTCCGGATTGTGAGACCTGTCCATACCCTCATTTCTAAAATCTTTAGAAATTTCATATACCCCGTCGAATCCACCTACAATAAGCCTTTTTAAATACAACTCATCTGCTATACGAAGGTACAATGGCATGTCTAAAGTATTGTGGTGCGTCACAAAGGGTCTTGCAGCAGCACCTCCGTAAAGAGGTTGTAATACCGGAGTTTCCACTTCCAGATAACCTCTTTCATTTAAAAAATCACGCATTGCCTGAATGATTTTTGTCCTTTTAACAAAGGTTTCCTTAATTTTCGGATTGATAACCATATCTGCATAGCGCTGACGATATTTAAATTCCGGGTCGCTAACCGCGTCATAGACAACACCTTCTTTTTCTTTTACAACAGGAAGAGGCTTTAAAGATTTTGATAAAAGTTTTAATGATGTTACATGTAGGGTTGTTTCTCCTGTTTGAGTAGTAAAAACATGACCGCTAACGCCAACAAAATCTCCTAAATTAAGAAGCTTTTTGAATACAGTGTTATACAGCGTTTTATCTTCACCGGGACAAATTTCATCTCTGTTTACATAAATTTGAATTTTTCCGGCACTATCCTGAAGCTCTGCAAAAGAAGCTTTACCCATAATGCGAATCATCATGAGTCTACCGGCCAAACTTACTTCCTTAAAATTTTCAGGATTCTCTTTAAAGTTTTCCTTTATTTCGGTGCTGAGGTGGGTAACCTCAAAGCTTTCTGATGGATAGGGCTTAATGCCCAGTTCTTCTATCTCTTTAAGAGCTTTTCGTCTGATAATTTCCTGTTCGCTTAGTGCCATATTGCCGCTTTAAAATATTATTAATTATTGATGCACGGAAAGATTCCTTTCATTAAAGAAAATTAAATTTCCATATAATACATCCTTTTGGGAGGTGCAAAATTAGAAATAGTAATCCAAAAAAGATAATTTTAGAGAAAGTCTGTTTACTCGAGGATTTTAAACTCTGTTCTTCTGTTCATTTTTCTACCATCAGGGTTGTCACTTCCGTCTTCTAATTGATTAGGGGCTACCGGATGTTCAGAGCCGTAACCTTTGGGGATAAGTCGGTCTTTATCTATTCCGGAATCGAGCAAATAGTTTACACAACTTTCAGCTCTTTTTTGTGAAAGGCTTTGGTTAAAAGCGTCACTTCCAATATTATCTGTATGGGAGCTTAACTCAACTTTTAAATCCGGATTTTCTTTTAGTAATTCATAGAGTTCATCCAGAACTTCTTTTGAAGTTTCATTCAATTCATATTCATTGTATTCAAAATAAATATTTGAAAGACTATAGGTTCTGCCGGCTTCCAGCGGCTCCAGATAAAAATCGAGGTAGAGGCTGTCCTGAACATGATTTCCGCTCAAAAAAACAGGTGTTGACTGCGGGAGAAATCCACTTTTTGAAATTTCCAGTCGGTAGTCTTTTCCTTTTTCAAGGGTTAGATATAAGATTTCATTAATGGCAGTATCCATTTTTTTAGGCATTAGTTCAGTAGTTTCCCAATTATGTGCAGAAACAACAAAAGATTCCAGCGCTTCTCTGTCACTCTGATTACTTGCAGACAATACTAAAACGCTGTGAGTAGCCGGTTTTCTCTCTACTTTAAAAATGTCATCACAACATGTTAGCCCTCTGAGAGACATGGTTCCCGGTCTGTTTGAAACAATATAAAAAGTGTTTGCATCTTCACCTTTTACAAAATACATATCATCTAATGGTGAGTTAAAAGGTAGTCCAAGGTTTTCAACTTGCGTCCACCGAAGCCAGTTATCATCCGTTTTAAACAGGTCAAACCCACCAAAGCCGGGGTGTCCGTCAGAGCTGAAATACAAAGTGTTTGTTCCCGGTTTAACATACGGGCTCCGTTCATTTCCTGCAGTATTTATTGGCGCTCCGAGATTTTTGGCTTCAGAGGCAACACCATTTTGTGAGATGACAGAGTACCAGATATCTAAGCCCCCTTTACCACCCGGTCTATCAGAAGCAAAAAATAAAACATCTCTTCCTTGTCTATCTGTCGTAACACTCGGGTCTGTTAAAGTGTAGCGTATATTATTTACATGATCATTTAGTTTTTCAGGTTCCTGCCAGGTATTATTTTCATAAGTTGTTCTAAAAATTCTACATCTGAGTCTGCCGCTCGGTAATTCTACGCAGCGGGTAAAGTAAAAACGCTTTCCGTCAGGCGTAAAGGATCCGTGTCCGCTGTGAATACCGGGTTCATTTACCGGTTGAGGAAGGAGCTGCCCCGGGGAATAAGTGCTGGCTTTGATTTTACTTCTGTAAAGGTGTGCAGTATAAGTCCACCTTCCAAATTGCGCTTTTCTTAAATTAGAATCTATATTTATAGAAGAATAAAAAAGGACTGAATCACCTAATACGAAAGGTGCAAACTCAGTATAAGGAGCATTTATGTTTTCCCCGACAGATTCTACCGAATATGGAAGTGTATCCTGTAAGTTTGACATTGCAAAAAGACAGTTTTGAATGTTGTTTTCAGCGAGTAGTTTATATTCTTCTTTATTTCGGGGAAATTCTGAGTTTTTGAAATTAGTCAACCGAACAATCGCCCGATTATATTTTGCTTGTCTGAGTAAACTTACTCCGTATTTATAATTAAAAAGAAATGGCAATTCACTTTCAGCATCTTCAGAAGTAATCTTTTCCAGGAGGTCAAAGTATATTGCGGCATCTATAAAATTTCTCGTTTTAAAGTGCGCCAGTCCGATTTTCCAGATTGCTTCAGTATTTTTTTCATCCTGTTCAAGCGCTTTTTCAAAATAGTCTATGGCATCGTAGTAATTTTCTCTTCGAAAATCACGGTTTCCCAACCTCAATAATGCCCGCAAAGGAATAAGCTCCTCTTCGACAACAGAAATTGAGTTTTCTGCGATTAAAGGACTTCCCGAATCCTCAAAAAGCTGAATGAAAAAGATTGTAAAAAAAAATAAAATAAACCGCATTATCCCTTTTTATAGGTGTTTATAAAAACTCAAAAGGGACTTATTATATTGTAAAAGATTAAAATCGTGGGCAAAAGCGAACTGGCGTAATGCTTTGACGATCTTCCATACCGTGTATATAAATCAGAGAAAGTTCAAGTCCACCATTCCCGCGACTTGCTGTTCTAAGGTCAGAAGTGTTTATGTCATAGCTGAAGCCTACTCTCAGGTCACTGATTTCAAAGCCTGTATACAAGATAATTGCATCCTGCAATCTGTGCCAGGCACCAAAAAATACAGTTGAATTTCCGGATAAGTCATAGCCTAAAGCAGAACCTATGCTAATTTCTCTTGCTTCACTTTGCATCATAATTAGGAAACCGGGCATTATTGTAGCATAATCACCCACTCTGATGTCAAATCCACCATGACCTACATAACGGTGCTCTAATCTATTATCTGAGTTTTCAAGAAATGACTCTTCCGGTTGATTTATGTGATGCAATGAAAATCCACCATACCCTAAAGCTCTGTCAGAAATTACTGATTGCCATAAAATACCTGCATTAAAATCAGGATATAAAATAGAAGTGTTGGCAAAATTTTCACCGGAAGGCAGTCCGGTATTCACGTTTCCGTCTGCATCAATCTGCGATTCAAAAATTAAACTGTTAACATCTACTCTTTTTTGAACTACTCCGCCCTGAACGCCAACTGAAATAGAGTGTCTGTTATATTCATCCAACACCTTGTGATATGCAAAAGAAGCGGTAGCAGATTGAGTTGTAAGGTTCCCGTCTCCGGCTACGTCACTATAAACATTTAAGCCGACACCCATTTGGTCAAAATTGAGTTGGTTTCTAAATAATGAAGCATCAAAAGAACCTCCATAAGTGACATATGGTCTGGTGACAGAAAAGTATTGATTTCTGTATATTCCCGCAACCCGAAAACTCCCGTTAAAATTACCTGTCATTGCAGGGTTCAAATTAAGGGGAGATGCAAAATATTGTGAAAAATGTATGTCTTGAGCTTTTACTTCTTTTAAAGTAAACAGACAACTAATTACTATTGCTACTAAACAAAATATGCGAATCTTCATTCTTAGATAGTTTTAATCGAACTAAAATACAAAAAAACGAATAATGTAATAGATATTTATACTTTAATCATTAAAATAAAAATAACTGCTAAGTCTAATCCTGTATTTTTTCTCCAAAAGCCAAATCTCCTGCATCACCCAATCCGGGAACTATATAAGCTTTTGCTGTCAGCTCATCATCTATATCTCCTGCCCAAAGATGCACTTCAGGGAGGTTTTTCTTCATATGTTCAATTCCAACAGTAGAGGCTATTGCTGTTACAACATGTATCTTTTTTGGCTTGCCGTATTTGAATAGCTCTCTGATAGTTAAAACCATTGAAGCTCCGGTGGCAATCATGGGGTCAGAAACTATTAAAACTCTATTTTCAAGAGAAGGGCAGGAAGCATATTCTAATTTTATTGAGAAGTCGCCACTTTTATCATGTTTTCTAAAAGCAGAAATAAAAGCCGAGTCCCCATTATCAAAAAAGTCAAGCAATCCGTTATGCAAAGGAAGTCCCGCTCTTAAAATTGTTGCCAGAACAGGCTGTTCTTTTAAAACTTTACAATTTGCAATTCCAAGCGGGGTTACAACTTCTTTATCAGCCCACTCTAATTTTTTGCTGATTTCAATTGAAAAAATAGCGCCGAGCCTTTCGAGGTTTCGCCTGTATCTGAGACGGTCTTTTTGAATTTGAGCATCCCGAATTTCGGCCATATACTGAGAGGCTAAGGAATTTTTCAAGCTAAGGTTATGCACCATAATGTCAGTTTTTAAGCATTTTAAGATACCAAGGTAATATATTTCTTTTCAAATGCCAATATCTGGTCTCTTCGGCACCGAAACTTTTAAAAAAATTAGCAATAGATTCTATCATACTTCCCTCAAAATCAAGCGTTTTTTTAGTACCTGCATTGCTTAAAATAATATAATTAATCAAATGATGCATTGCACATTTTTCTTTTCCTTCCG from Chitinophagaceae bacterium encodes:
- the lysS gene encoding lysine--tRNA ligase produces the protein MALSEQEIIRRKALKEIEELGIKPYPSESFEVTHLSTEIKENFKENPENFKEVSLAGRLMMIRIMGKASFAELQDSAGKIQIYVNRDEICPGEDKTLYNTVFKKLLNLGDFVGVSGHVFTTQTGETTLHVTSLKLLSKSLKPLPVVKEKEGVVYDAVSDPEFKYRQRYADMVINPKIKETFVKRTKIIQAMRDFLNERGYLEVETPVLQPLYGGAAARPFVTHHNTLDMPLYLRIADELYLKRLIVGGFDGVYEISKDFRNEGMDRSHNPEFTMMELYVAYKDYYWMMDLFEEMIEFILLKVHNNTEIDIYGKEVSFKRPWKRYTMFEAIEHFTGEKIDDLDEAGLRAVAKKLNVPLEDNMGKGKIIDEIFGEHCEPKLINPTFITDYPIEMSPLAKKHRSKEGLVERFEVICNGKELCNAFSELNDPIDQRKRFEEQLELGKRGDEEAMMLDEDFLRSLEYGMPPTVGLGIGIDRLTMLLTNAKSIQDVIFFPQMRPEKTAQPKEKEEKAN
- a CDS encoding type IX secretion system membrane protein PorP/SprF, encoding MKIRIFCLVAIVISCLFTLKEVKAQDIHFSQYFASPLNLNPAMTGNFNGSFRVAGIYRNQYFSVTRPYVTYGGSFDASLFRNQLNFDQMGVGLNVYSDVAGDGNLTTQSATASFAYHKVLDEYNRHSISVGVQGGVVQKRVDVNSLIFESQIDADGNVNTGLPSGENFANTSILYPDFNAGILWQSVISDRALGYGGFSLHHINQPEESFLENSDNRLEHRYVGHGGFDIRVGDYATIMPGFLIMMQSEAREISIGSALGYDLSGNSTVFFGAWHRLQDAIILYTGFEISDLRVGFSYDINTSDLRTASRGNGGLELSLIYIHGMEDRQSITPVRFCPRF
- a CDS encoding uracil phosphoribosyltransferase, which translates into the protein MVHNLSLKNSLASQYMAEIRDAQIQKDRLRYRRNLERLGAIFSIEISKKLEWADKEVVTPLGIANCKVLKEQPVLATILRAGLPLHNGLLDFFDNGDSAFISAFRKHDKSGDFSIKLEYASCPSLENRVLIVSDPMIATGASMVLTIRELFKYGKPKKIHVVTAIASTVGIEHMKKNLPEVHLWAGDIDDELTAKAYIVPGLGDAGDLAFGEKIQD